A single genomic interval of Corvus hawaiiensis isolate bCorHaw1 chromosome 5, bCorHaw1.pri.cur, whole genome shotgun sequence harbors:
- the PPP1R3B gene encoding protein phosphatase 1 regulatory subunit 3B, with translation MHCTRVLDYFPHKQAMAVDVAMQLYLCSPPLRREKCACKIAPKPSKPLRPCIQLSSKTALNGPGEAAKSFTHNKVKKRVSFADSRGFALTMVKVFSEFEDPLDIPFNITELIDNIVGLTTVEKDSFVLDFVQPSVDYLDFRNRLQTDCVCLENCVLKEKSIVGTVKVKNLAFEKTVKIRMTFDTWKSFVDHPCQYVKDMYGGSDQDTFSFDISLPEGIQSHERVEFAISFECNGKVYWDNNRGTNYRIIRSELKSAQEAVRPPQAPDFGSAFDRFGSPRCSYGLFPEWPSYSGYEKLGPYY, from the exons ATGCACTGCACCAG AGTATTAGACTATTTCCCTCACAAGCAAGCAATGGCTGTGGATGTAGCAATGCAGCTGTACCTGTGCTCTCCACCCTTGCGAAGAGAGAAGTGTGCCTGCAAAATTGCTCCAAAGCCAAGCAAGCCACTGCGGCCCTGCATCCAGCTGAGCAGCAAGACTGCACTGAACGGACCAGGAGAGGCAGCAAAATCCTTCACACACAACAAAGTGAAGAAGAGGGTGTCGTTTGCAGATAGCAGAGGCTTCGCTCTGACAATGGTAAAGGTGTTCTCAGAGTTTGAAGATCCACTTGATATTCCTTTCAACATCACAGAGCTGATAGACAACATCGTGGGTCTGACAACAGTAGAGAAGGACAGCTTTGTCCTGGATTTTGTTCAGCCCTCTGTAGACTACCTGGACTTCAGAAACCGCCTCCAGACAGACTGTGTCTGTCTGGAAAACTGTGTGCTAAAGGAGAAATCTATTGTGGGAACGGTGAAGGTTAAGAACCTTGCTTTTGAAAAGACTGTGAAGATCCGGATGACGTTTGACACCTGGAAAAGCTTTGTAGATCACCCGTGCCAGTATGTCAAGGATATGTATGGAGGGTCAGATCAGGACACATTTTCCTTTGACATCAGCTTGCCCGAGGGAATTCAATCACACGAAAGAGTCGAGTTTGCCATTTCCTTTGAGTGCAATGGGAAGGTGTACTGGGACAACAATAGGGGCACAAATTACAGGATCATACGGTCAGAACTGAAGTCTGCCCAGGAAGCTGTCCGTCCCCCACAGGCTCCTGACTTTGGCAGTGCATTTGACCGGTTTGGGAGCCCCCGGTGCTCCTATGGCCTCTTTCCTGAGTGGCCCAGTTATTCAGGCTACGAGAAGCTTGGGCCCTACTATTGA